CTTACTCTCCTCCCGTCGATAATCCGGCCTATACTGTTGAACAAGCGATCGCTAATATCCAGCAAAGAGAAGACCTAGGAGCGCGTTATTATGCCGCTTGGTGGTTGGGTAGATTTCGTGTTCGTCAACCGGAGGCGATTTCGGCGTTAATTGCCGCTTTAGAGGACGAAAGCGATCGCACTCCCGACGGCGGTTATCCCCTGCGACGCAATGCTGCCAGTGCTTTAGGGAAATTAGATGATCTCAGTTGTCTTCCCGCATTAATTGCCTGTCTCGACTGCGAGGATTATTATGTGCGTGAATCGGCGGCCCAGGCATTGGAAATGCTTCAGGATCGAAGAGCGATCGCACCTTTAAAGAAACTATTAGAGGGTGGCATCGAAGTGGCCGTTTTGGTGGCGGGAAAACCCCATTTAGTCCAACCCTACGAAGCGATTATCGAAGCCTTGGGAACCCTGCAAGCGACGGAAGCGATTCCCCTCATTGAACCGTTTTTAAAGCATTTCGTCGAAAAAGTGCGTTATGCGGCTGCCCGCGCCCTCTATCAACTCACGGCTAACCCCCACTATGGCGATATTCTGATTAATGCCTTGCAAGGGGAAGAATTACAGCTGCGTCGTTCTGCTTTAATGGATTTAGGCGCTACGGGTTATCTGCCGGCTGCTCCTGCGATCGCTAATACTTTGGCGGAAAATAGTCTGAAACTGGTTGCTCTCAAGGAACTTTTAGAAAAATATCTAAAAAACAATTCTAGGGGCGAAAATATCTCGGAAATTCTCACTTTAATGGATAGTTTATTGTAATTAATCATTGGTTATTTTGTATCTAAATTAAAACCGATGCAATCCAGAGGTTTTTATGCTAATTCAAACTGATTATGCTGGCTGGCTGAACGAGACAATCACTCTGTTAAAACAAAAAAACTTTGATAAAGTTGACTGGGAAAACTTGATCGAGGAGATAGAAAGTTTGGGCAGAAGTCAAAAACGTGAACTCCGCAACCGGTTAACCACCATCTTAGAACAATGCCTCAAACTTTGCTATACTGATTACGTTGAGGATTATCGAGGTTGGCAAGAAACTATTAGGCGCAGTCAACGGGAACTAGAGGAACTTTTGAGGGATTCTCCTAGTTTAAAACCCTA
This Microcystis wesenbergii NRERC-220 DNA region includes the following protein-coding sequences:
- a CDS encoding HEAT repeat domain-containing protein, yielding MSDSYSPPVDNPAYTVEQAIANIQQREDLGARYYAAWWLGRFRVRQPEAISALIAALEDESDRTPDGGYPLRRNAASALGKLDDLSCLPALIACLDCEDYYVRESAAQALEMLQDRRAIAPLKKLLEGGIEVAVLVAGKPHLVQPYEAIIEALGTLQATEAIPLIEPFLKHFVEKVRYAAARALYQLTANPHYGDILINALQGEELQLRRSALMDLGATGYLPAAPAIANTLAENSLKLVALKELLEKYLKNNSRGENISEILTLMDSLL
- a CDS encoding DUF29 domain-containing protein; translated protein: MLIQTDYAGWLNETITLLKQKNFDKVDWENLIEEIESLGRSQKRELRNRLTTILEQCLKLCYTDYVEDYRGWQETIRRSQRELEELLRDSPSLKPYWEQVFLDCYATALKSLRDNPDYQSFNFPDDCPFPQEISQILQKKVWR